From a region of the Bacteroidota bacterium genome:
- a CDS encoding valine--tRNA ligase, with protein sequence MAGKHTPYDPKTIEDRWYPYWEENGFFHATRDESKKPHVIVMPPPNVTGRLHMGHALQDTVQDALTRMRRMQGYAALWMPGKDHAGIATQNVVERTLKKNEGKNRHDLGREKFVERVWDWVEEYGGIIFEQKRRLGDSCDWDRERFTMDAEYVTAVQEIFVRLYEDGLIYRGEYLINWCPVDMTALSDEEVNNVERDGHLWYIKYPLADGNGHIEIATTRPETMLGDSAIAVHPDDARYTDLIGKKAILPLVGREIPIIADEYVKSDFGAGALTVTPAHDKNDFEIGQKHSLEIINVMNTDATINANGGVYEGMDRFEARKKMVADLEEAGLLVKIESYKSTVPISSRSKAIIEPLISRQWFVKMEPLAGPALEAVRSGKVKFHPKRWENEYYRWLENIRDWCISRQLWWGHRIPVWYHTNDAGEADESRPFVVSVEQPEPGMIQDEDVLDTWFSSWLWPFATLGWPDEDETSTKDQDFFYPGNVLVSGYDILFFWIARMIMAGLYVKKDIPYQDIFITGMIKDKQGRWMSKSLGNGIDPLEMCEQYGADAVRFSLTVLCAQGQDIKLDPTKFEMGRNFANKIWNAFNVFGQFMEEGKDYRRQRSFDELELVEQWMLTRLNETIATVNEDVSRYRLNEALTHIYTLFWGDYCDWYLELIKPPYGEQMAEDKIALAVELFEKMILLLHPFMPFITEELWWKLRPREAGTSCMMQAWPEENTAEQNKDAGTTLSLMQELISGIRNVKSEYGVSPGKDISAILNMPEDANGLADIMEANKRYFAKLARVQELTVGANQAKPKASASVVVGKHEIFIPLAGMIDLSVERERLEKAIAQTEKYLTGLQRKLQNEQFVSKAPPQVVEGEREKAKNASEELERLRANLDELA encoded by the coding sequence ATGGCCGGCAAACACACGCCTTATGACCCGAAGACCATCGAAGACCGGTGGTATCCGTATTGGGAAGAAAATGGTTTCTTTCATGCTACACGCGACGAAAGCAAGAAGCCGCATGTGATCGTGATGCCGCCGCCGAACGTGACGGGGCGCTTGCACATGGGCCATGCGCTGCAGGATACGGTACAGGATGCGTTGACGCGGATGCGACGGATGCAGGGATACGCCGCCTTATGGATGCCTGGTAAAGACCATGCTGGCATTGCAACACAAAATGTTGTTGAGCGGACGCTCAAGAAAAACGAAGGTAAAAATCGCCACGACCTTGGCCGCGAGAAGTTTGTCGAGCGGGTATGGGATTGGGTTGAAGAATACGGCGGCATTATATTCGAGCAGAAGCGCCGGCTAGGTGATTCGTGTGACTGGGATCGTGAGCGCTTCACGATGGATGCCGAGTACGTTACGGCTGTGCAGGAAATTTTTGTTCGCCTGTATGAAGACGGGCTTATCTACCGCGGCGAATACCTGATCAACTGGTGTCCGGTTGATATGACGGCCCTTTCTGATGAGGAAGTAAACAATGTTGAGCGAGATGGCCATCTGTGGTACATCAAATACCCGCTTGCTGATGGAAACGGGCACATCGAAATAGCCACAACGCGTCCGGAAACGATGCTTGGAGACTCAGCCATCGCCGTACACCCGGATGATGCCCGCTATACGGACCTGATTGGCAAAAAAGCGATCTTGCCGCTGGTTGGTCGTGAAATTCCTATCATTGCAGACGAATACGTCAAAAGCGATTTTGGCGCCGGCGCACTCACGGTTACACCCGCGCACGACAAAAACGACTTTGAAATTGGGCAAAAGCACAGCCTTGAAATCATCAATGTGATGAACACCGATGCCACCATTAATGCAAATGGTGGGGTGTACGAAGGTATGGACCGGTTTGAGGCCCGCAAGAAAATGGTAGCGGATCTCGAAGAAGCCGGCCTGCTGGTTAAAATCGAATCGTATAAAAGTACGGTGCCTATTTCAAGTCGCTCCAAAGCCATTATTGAACCGCTGATTTCTCGTCAGTGGTTTGTTAAGATGGAGCCCCTTGCTGGCCCGGCACTCGAAGCGGTACGGAGTGGCAAAGTCAAATTTCACCCCAAACGCTGGGAAAATGAATACTACCGCTGGCTCGAAAACATCCGCGACTGGTGTATCAGCCGGCAGTTGTGGTGGGGGCATCGTATACCGGTATGGTACCACACCAATGACGCCGGCGAAGCCGATGAAAGCCGGCCGTTTGTCGTATCTGTCGAGCAGCCCGAGCCGGGCATGATTCAGGACGAAGACGTACTTGATACGTGGTTCTCTTCATGGTTGTGGCCGTTTGCTACGCTGGGATGGCCAGACGAAGACGAAACGTCAACCAAAGACCAGGACTTTTTCTACCCGGGTAATGTGCTTGTTTCAGGATATGATATCCTGTTTTTCTGGATTGCCCGCATGATTATGGCCGGCCTGTACGTGAAAAAAGATATCCCGTACCAGGACATCTTTATCACTGGCATGATCAAGGATAAACAGGGCCGATGGATGTCCAAAAGCCTCGGCAATGGAATCGATCCGCTTGAAATGTGTGAGCAGTATGGGGCAGACGCTGTTCGCTTTTCGCTCACTGTTTTGTGCGCGCAAGGGCAGGATATTAAGCTCGATCCGACCAAGTTTGAGATGGGGCGCAACTTTGCCAATAAAATCTGGAACGCGTTCAACGTGTTTGGCCAGTTTATGGAAGAGGGCAAAGACTACCGCCGGCAGCGTTCCTTCGACGAGCTTGAGCTGGTTGAACAGTGGATGTTAACCCGGTTGAATGAAACCATCGCAACGGTAAATGAAGATGTGTCGCGTTATCGTCTCAATGAAGCGCTTACGCATATTTACACCCTCTTCTGGGGAGATTACTGCGATTGGTATCTCGAGCTTATCAAGCCGCCTTATGGCGAGCAGATGGCCGAAGATAAAATCGCACTGGCAGTAGAACTGTTTGAGAAAATGATTCTGTTGTTGCACCCGTTCATGCCGTTTATCACGGAAGAGCTGTGGTGGAAACTTCGCCCGCGCGAAGCCGGGACTTCCTGCATGATGCAGGCCTGGCCCGAAGAAAACACCGCTGAGCAGAACAAAGACGCCGGCACGACGCTTTCGCTCATGCAAGAGCTCATTTCGGGCATCCGCAACGTAAAAAGTGAATATGGCGTTTCTCCCGGGAAAGATATATCAGCCATCCTGAATATGCCGGAAGATGCCAATGGACTTGCGGATATCATGGAAGCGAACAAACGTTATTTTGCAAAACTTGCCCGCGTACAGGAGTTGACTGTTGGCGCGAACCAGGCAAAGCCCAAAGCCAGCGCCTCTGTTGTTGTCGGTAAACACGAAATCTTCATTCCGCTAGCCGGCATGATCGATCTGAGTGTAGAACGTGAGCGGCTGGAGAAAGCTATCGCCCAGACAGAGAAATATCTGACGGGCTTGCAGCGCAAATTGCAAAACGAGCAGTTTGTCTCCAAGGCGCCACCCCAGGTGGTGGAAGGAGAGCGCGAAAAGGCTAAAAATGCTTCAGAAGAACTGGAGCGGCTTCGTGCTAACCTGGATGAATTGGCTTAG